One Megasphaera elsdenii DSM 20460 genomic window carries:
- a CDS encoding ArsR/SmtB family transcription factor — protein sequence MKRQAPELSQQYIQPLADVFKVLGDPTRLRILRVLMNQEVCVRDIADELGMGQSAVSHQLRILRDARLVQFRRDGKTVYYSLADAHVFTLLDVGLEHVAE from the coding sequence TTGAAACGACAAGCACCGGAACTTTCACAACAGTATATCCAGCCATTGGCTGATGTCTTCAAGGTCCTCGGGGATCCGACGCGGCTGCGCATCCTGCGCGTCCTCATGAATCAGGAAGTCTGTGTCCGGGATATTGCCGATGAGCTCGGCATGGGCCAGTCTGCCGTATCCCATCAGCTGCGCATCCTGCGCGATGCCCGGCTGGTCCAGTTCCGCCGCGATGGCAAGACGGTATACTATTCGCTGGCCGATGCCCATGTCTTTACATTGCTTGACGTCGGCCTGGAACACGTTGCTGAATAA
- a CDS encoding metal ABC transporter permease, with protein sequence MFEYAFMQNAFIVALLISIVCPLIGIFLVLRRYSMIGDALSHASLAGVAVGLLFDWNPVLSAFGLTSFFGILIEVLRRRFRRYAELILVIILSLSVGIAITIISAGLVHTNVESFLFGSILTVSTGDVYSVVALSVISLAVIAKLYPQLVMLTFDEDGAQIAGVRSKLINYVFAVLVAATISVSIRIVGILVISSLIALPVATALQLRKGFRRTLIYSVVFSFIDILSGLLLSYYIDAAPGGVTALTSVAMLLLVIVYKECVFSLQEKRRRP encoded by the coding sequence ATGTTTGAATATGCCTTTATGCAGAATGCTTTCATCGTAGCCCTGCTCATCTCCATCGTCTGCCCGCTCATCGGCATCTTTCTGGTCCTGCGCCGCTATTCCATGATCGGCGACGCCTTATCCCATGCATCCCTGGCTGGGGTCGCCGTAGGCCTCCTCTTTGACTGGAACCCGGTCCTCAGTGCCTTTGGCCTGACCAGCTTTTTCGGCATCCTCATCGAAGTCCTGCGCCGCCGTTTCCGTCGTTATGCCGAGCTCATCCTGGTCATTATTTTATCGCTCTCCGTGGGCATCGCCATTACCATCATCAGTGCCGGCCTGGTCCATACGAACGTGGAATCCTTCTTGTTCGGCAGTATCCTGACTGTATCGACAGGCGATGTCTATTCTGTCGTCGCCCTCAGCGTCATTTCCCTGGCCGTCATTGCCAAACTCTACCCTCAATTGGTCATGCTGACTTTTGACGAAGACGGCGCCCAGATTGCCGGCGTCCGCAGCAAGCTCATCAATTACGTCTTTGCCGTCCTGGTAGCGGCGACGATATCTGTTTCCATCCGCATCGTCGGCATCCTGGTCATCAGCTCCCTCATCGCCCTGCCCGTGGCGACGGCCCTGCAGCTGCGCAAAGGCTTCCGGCGGACGCTCATTTACTCCGTCGTCTTCAGCTTCATCGATATCTTGTCGGGACTCCTGTTGTCTTATTATATCGATGCCGCTCCGGGCGGGGTTACGGCCTTGACGTCAGTGGCTATGCTGCTTTTGGTCATCGTCTATAAAGAATGTGTCTTTTCCCTGCAAGAAAAGAGGCGCCGTCCATGA
- a CDS encoding SixA phosphatase family protein produces the protein MYVCLMRHGKAQPFELHQPDKLRELTEKGCNQASSMAKWAASWWPSGKTALWVSPYVRTCQTASYLEKYLPIEQFHTHKAIASGDLVAVYDEILSRETADVVCLIGHSPFLDRWAQAWTGTAVDFKPGSMALFDFDVHGGRIGSASLLFYAHPKALKFLGPSYKE, from the coding sequence ATGTACGTTTGTTTAATGCGCCATGGGAAGGCGCAGCCTTTTGAACTGCATCAACCGGATAAACTGCGTGAATTGACTGAAAAAGGATGTAACCAGGCTTCGTCCATGGCAAAATGGGCAGCCTCCTGGTGGCCGTCGGGCAAGACGGCCCTGTGGGTCAGCCCGTACGTGCGGACGTGCCAGACGGCTTCTTATTTAGAGAAATATCTGCCTATCGAGCAGTTCCATACCCATAAGGCCATCGCTTCCGGGGACTTAGTGGCTGTCTACGACGAGATATTGAGCCGGGAAACAGCCGACGTCGTATGCCTCATCGGCCATTCGCCTTTCCTCGACCGCTGGGCCCAGGCCTGGACGGGGACGGCTGTCGATTTCAAGCCGGGCAGCATGGCCCTGTTCGACTTCGACGTTCACGGCGGCCGCATCGGTTCGGCATCGCTTCTTTTTTACGCTCATCCGAAGGCCTTGAAATTCTTGGGTCCTTCTTATAAAGAATAA
- a CDS encoding Fur family transcriptional regulator — protein sequence MTDAYKDCLRAHGLKSTKARNGVLAILSRNTRVITVEAVYAALLEQGCKVNFSTVYRILEMFTERKLTEKIFLPDEGKYGFSLCRPGHTHRLICLHCHKVVDLSHCPLSDYEKEVAQKTQFDIVGHNLELYGYCPECKKGR from the coding sequence ATGACTGACGCTTATAAAGATTGTTTACGTGCCCACGGCCTGAAGAGTACCAAGGCCCGCAATGGCGTCCTGGCCATCCTCAGCCGGAATACCCGTGTCATTACGGTCGAAGCCGTGTATGCAGCTTTGTTAGAACAAGGCTGTAAAGTCAATTTTTCCACCGTTTACCGCATCCTGGAAATGTTTACAGAACGTAAGCTGACAGAAAAGATTTTCCTTCCCGATGAAGGAAAATACGGCTTTTCGCTCTGTCGTCCCGGCCATACACACCGATTGATTTGTTTACATTGCCATAAAGTCGTGGACCTGTCCCATTGCCCGCTCAGCGACTATGAAAAAGAAGTGGCCCAAAAGACCCAGTTCGATATCGTAGGCCATAACCTGGAACTCTACGGCTACTGTCCGGAATGTAAGAAGGGGAGATAA
- the thiD gene encoding bifunctional hydroxymethylpyrimidine kinase/phosphomethylpyrimidine kinase, with product MMKHVLSIAGTDPSGGAGAAADCKTFCAHGCFALNVITAVVSQNTQGVRGYMDVTPELIASQIDAVFEDIDVDAVKIGMVSVPETIRVIADKLKQYQPPYVVIDPVMVATSGHRLLVPEAEQTLKEVLLPLADVLTPNLPEAEVLTGKSIESLHDMEEAAKAIAAMGAKAVLVKGGHRIADATDILFDGHDFHYYKGQRLESTSTHGTGCSLSSAIASNLANGLSLPEAVGAAKEYVFEGIAHAEPIGKGHGPIHHFYELYKKAGWTK from the coding sequence ATGATGAAACATGTATTATCCATTGCCGGGACGGATCCTTCTGGCGGAGCCGGCGCCGCAGCGGATTGTAAGACTTTTTGCGCTCACGGTTGTTTTGCCCTGAATGTCATTACGGCTGTCGTATCCCAGAATACCCAGGGCGTGCGCGGGTATATGGACGTCACGCCGGAACTCATCGCTTCGCAGATCGATGCGGTCTTTGAAGATATCGACGTCGATGCCGTCAAAATCGGTATGGTCAGCGTACCGGAAACGATCCGCGTCATCGCCGATAAGTTGAAGCAGTACCAGCCGCCGTACGTCGTCATCGATCCGGTCATGGTGGCTACCAGCGGCCATCGCCTGCTGGTGCCGGAAGCCGAACAGACACTGAAGGAAGTCCTCCTTCCCTTGGCCGATGTCCTGACGCCGAACTTGCCGGAAGCGGAAGTGCTGACAGGGAAATCCATTGAAAGTCTGCATGATATGGAAGAGGCAGCCAAAGCCATTGCTGCCATGGGCGCTAAAGCGGTCCTGGTCAAGGGCGGCCATCGCATTGCCGATGCGACGGACATCCTCTTCGACGGCCATGATTTTCATTATTATAAGGGACAGCGCCTGGAAAGCACGAGTACTCACGGTACGGGCTGCTCTTTATCGAGTGCCATCGCGTCGAACCTGGCCAACGGCCTGAGCCTGCCCGAGGCTGTCGGCGCGGCGAAAGAGTACGTCTTTGAAGGAATTGCCCATGCCGAACCCATTGGCAAGGGCCATGGCCCGATTCATCACTTTTATGAATTATATAAGAAAGCAGGGTGGACGAAATGA
- a CDS encoding nitroreductase family protein, producing the protein MNETIHTLITRRSVRKYKKAQISDEDLYLILQAGTYAASGHGLQPCTIVVIQDTDTLARLSALNAKIMGTTSDPMYGAPTVLLVLADMEKSPNAWSDGCLILGNLMNAAASLHLGSCWINRAKEEFETPEGKALLKEWGLPEHLVGVGHCIVGYGDGPEPAAAPRKPDFIKFVK; encoded by the coding sequence ATGAATGAAACCATCCATACCCTCATCACGCGGCGCAGTGTCCGCAAGTACAAAAAAGCCCAGATCAGCGACGAAGATTTATACTTGATCCTCCAGGCTGGCACGTATGCCGCCAGTGGCCACGGTCTCCAGCCCTGCACCATCGTCGTCATCCAGGACACGGATACCCTGGCCCGCCTGAGTGCCCTCAATGCCAAAATCATGGGCACGACGAGTGACCCCATGTACGGCGCACCGACGGTCCTCCTGGTCCTGGCCGACATGGAAAAATCCCCCAATGCCTGGTCCGATGGCTGTCTCATCCTGGGCAACCTCATGAACGCCGCTGCGTCCCTGCACCTCGGCTCATGCTGGATCAACCGGGCCAAAGAAGAATTCGAAACGCCCGAAGGGAAAGCCCTCCTCAAAGAATGGGGCCTGCCGGAACACCTCGTCGGCGTCGGCCACTGCATCGTCGGCTATGGCGACGGGCCGGAACCGGCTGCCGCTCCGCGGAAACCAGATTTCATCAAATTTGTTAAATAA